One Cellulomonas soli DNA window includes the following coding sequences:
- a CDS encoding HNH endonuclease family protein: MTRRNGRGRRRSTWGWLLLLVLAVAIGAGAPAWSDAQDAARFPVTAQVLEDGRTALDALPVKGRAPRTDYAREQFGEAWADVDGNGCDTRNDVLARDLTAITTDPDDACIVRTGTLDDPYTDEVIAFERGERSSEVQIDHVVALADAWQKGAQQWTAEKRERFANDPANLLAVDGPANQQKGAGDAATWLPSNTGYRCVYALRQIRVKAAYGLWVTAAERDALSDQLDRCVVTD; this comes from the coding sequence GTGACCAGGAGAAACGGACGAGGCCGACGTCGGAGCACGTGGGGGTGGCTCCTGCTGCTCGTGCTGGCGGTGGCGATCGGCGCCGGTGCACCGGCGTGGTCCGACGCGCAGGACGCCGCGCGCTTCCCGGTGACCGCACAGGTGCTCGAGGACGGACGGACCGCGCTCGACGCGCTGCCGGTCAAGGGCCGTGCCCCGCGGACCGACTACGCGCGCGAGCAGTTCGGCGAGGCGTGGGCGGACGTCGACGGCAACGGCTGCGACACCCGCAACGACGTCCTGGCCCGCGACCTGACGGCGATCACGACCGACCCCGACGACGCCTGCATCGTGCGCACGGGCACGCTCGACGACCCGTACACGGACGAGGTCATCGCGTTCGAGCGCGGGGAACGCTCGTCCGAGGTGCAGATCGACCACGTCGTCGCCCTCGCGGACGCGTGGCAGAAGGGCGCCCAGCAGTGGACGGCCGAGAAGCGCGAGCGCTTCGCCAACGATCCGGCGAACCTGCTCGCCGTCGACGGCCCCGCCAACCAGCAGAAGGGTGCGGGCGACGCGGCGACCTGGCTGCCGTCGAACACCGGGTACCGGTGCGTGTACGCGCTGCGGCAGATCCGGGTGAAGGCCGCCTACGGGTTGTGGGTCACGGCGGCCGAGCGGGACGCGCTGTCCGACCAGCTCGACCGCTGCGTCGTCACGGACTGA